Proteins found in one Neurospora crassa OR74A linkage group II, whole genome shotgun sequence genomic segment:
- a CDS encoding 40S ribosomal protein S8: protein MGISRDSRHKRSHTGAKRAYYRKKRAFEAGRQPANTRIGAKRIHTVRTRGGNHKYRALRLDSGNFAWASEGCTRKTRVIVVAYHPSNNELVRTNTLTKSAVVQIDAAPFRQWYEAHYGQPLGRRRQQKQGQVVEEVKKSKSVEKKQAERFAAAGKVDPALEKQFEAGRLYAVISSRPGQSGRCDGYILEGEELAFYQRKLHK, encoded by the exons ATGGGTATCTCCAGAGACTCCAGGCACAAGCGCTCCCACACCGGTGCTAAGCGCGC TTACTACC ggaagaagagagccTTCGAGGCGGGTCGCCAGCCCGCTAACACCCGTATCGGTGCTAAGCGCATTCACACCGTCCGCACCCGCGGTGGTAACCACAAGTACCGTGCCCTCCGTCTCGACTCCGGTAACTTCGCCTGGGCCTCCGAGGGTTGCACTCGCAAGACCCGTGTGATCGTTGTCGCGT ACCACCCTTCCAACAACGAGCTCGTCCGTACCAACACCCTCACCAAGTCCGCTGTTGTCCAGATCGACGCTGCCCCCTTCCGTCAGTGGTACGAGGCCCACTACGGCCAGCCCCTCGGTCGCCGTCGCCAGCAGAAGCAGGGTCAGGTCGTtgaggaggtcaagaagtccaagtctgtcgagaagaagcaggctgagcgcttcgccgccgccggcaagGTCGACCCCGCCCTCGAGAAGCAGTTCGAGGCCGGTCGTCTCTACGCCGTCATCTCTTCCCGCCCCGGCCAGTCCGGTCGCTGCGACGGTTACATCCTCGAGGGTGAGGAGCTCGCTTTCTACCAGCGCAAGCTCCACAAGTAA
- a CDS encoding GTPase-activating protein GYP5 codes for MSASEVQEGAAAPHEAVATKEMPTETVQEVTHEHEKEDAASSPVTETKDKDSQPDHQRPASLAPTNLSDPDDKDTDTFEDAIDTGSVRSLTKRSSSFHRPRSPSMDDSAAADADHDARSHTTETPQVPKTAEIKEEEQEDVFETPAQEQESKSLHRISHASKVSEASAFSAASLDDVSLNDNSTIGDKTEKSLDTAPSSTKKLSISSIASALPAMPWSPSATDEAVKSPPAAAAAAAAAAPPAPAPAALTPAPPPPVTRKLTSPFSWLSRSSSKEQANPPPPPAAATAPRRNTASSVATLSSNPDGTLGKVDEEGNKNTLKDRFKQLRLREEGSAPTGDDDEKSSTPEEKEAVQPPPSPLPPTPNPALAPGTASGVTAGPAGSDTPVDWDLWQTVVYEGPAAVARTSPEQLKEAIAKGIPSAIRGVIWQVLAQSKNEELETVYRDLVARGTDKERKTDRQSNASISLSNGGKPSGKDTPSSASSVHSEKSGPNGTGAPSPTEKDAEALAKAQALAAAERKKKEKEDKEMLSRLEKVIRRDLGARTSYSKFAAAQGLQEGLFGVCKAYALFDEAVGYAQGMNFLVMPLLFNMPEEEAFCLLVRLMNQYHLRELFIQDMPGLHKCLYQFERILEDLEPALYCHLHRRGISPHLYATQWFLTLFAYRFPLQLVLRIYDLIFSEGLSAIIKFGIVLMQKNATALLGMSDMSQLTTFLKDRLFDVYIDATPSSNSILENGFFGSSSASIDKEVYRADQLVRDACDVNITAELLKEYGKEWEEKTKAEKEREQELEGLKQANTNYTVIVRRLEERIEAVDREQASLATELVRTKVENEELRDENESLRGQVKELRVVIEHQSTEMENKWNLERDDLMKRNEKVHQENQKLEKELADLEEQLVQTKLQYAEINSAHETLTRKWADLKRQVQAA; via the exons ATGTCGGCATCCGAAGTACAGGAAGGGGCTGCTGCCCCCCACGAGGCGGTCGCTACCAAAGAGATGCCCACGGAGACGGTTCAGGAGGTCACCCACGAGCACGAGAAAGAGGACGCTGCTTCCTCTCCCGTAACAGAGACAAAGGACAAGGACTCCCAGCCCGACCACCAGCGACCAGCCTCTCTCGCTCCCACCAACCTGTCCGACCCAGACGACAAGGACACC GATACGTTTGAAGATGCCATCGACACAGGTTCCGTAAGGTCCCTAACAAAACGCTCTTCCTCGTTTCACCGCCCGCGCTCCCCATCAATGGACGAttctgccgccgccgacgccgaCCACGACGCCCGCTCCCACACCACAGAGACACCCCAAGTTCCCAAGACAGCAGAGatcaaggaagaggagcaggAAGACGTCTTCGAGACCCCGGCACAGGAGCAGGAAAGCAAGTCGCTACACCGCATCTCGCATGCTTCCAAGGTTTCAGAGGCGTCCGCTTTCTCGGCTGCATCGCTGGACGATGTAAGCCTAAACGATAATTCTACAATTGGAGACAAAACAG AAAAATCCCTTGATACGGCGCCTTCGTCAACCAAGAAGCTGTCAATAAGCAGTATAGCTAGTGCCCTGCCCGCCATGCCGTGGTCACCTTCCGCTACCGACGAAGCTGTAAAAAGCCCACCCGcggccgctgccgccgctgccgccgccgctcctcCTGCGCCTGCGCCCGCAGCCCTTACTCCggcaccaccgcctcccGTCACCAGAAAACTAACCAGCCCCTTTTCCTGGCTGTCCAGGAGTTCATCAAAGGAGCAAGCCAACCCACCCCCACCGCCAGCCGCCGCAACGGCTCCAAGACGGAATACCGCCAGCTCTGTTGCTACTCTCTCCAGCAACCCCGATGGGACGTTAGGCAAGGTTGACGAGGAGGGCAATAAGAACACTCTCAAGGATCGCTTCAAGCAATTGCGCCTAAGAGAGGAGGGCAGCGCGCCCACGGGagacgatgacgagaagAGCTCTACCccggaggagaaggaagcagTCCAACCCCCTCCGTCGCCGCTTCCACCAACTCCCAACCCGGCTCTCGCACCCGGTACCGCATCCGGGGTCACTGCTGGCCCAGCGGGCTCCGATACTCCTGTGGACTGGGATCTGTGGCAGACGGTTGTGTACGAAGGTCCCGCAGCTGTTGCTCGGACAAGCCCTGAGCAGTTGAAGGAGGCCATCGCGAAGGGTATCCCCAGCGCCATTCGTGGAGTCATCTGGCAAGTTCTGGCACAAAGCAAGAATGAGGAACTGGAAACGGTTTACCGAGACTTGGTTGCGAGGGGCACAGACAAGGAGAGGAAAACTGACAGGCAGAGCAATGCCTCAATATCACTGAGTAACGGCGGCAAGCCGAGCGGCAAGGATACGCCCTCTTCTGCCTCGTCAGTTCACTCAGAAAAATCTGGGCCCAACGGAACCGGCGCTCCTTCTCCGACAGAGAAAGACGCGGAAGCCCTCGCCAAGGCCCAGGCTCTTGCCGCGGCGgagcgcaagaagaaggaaaaggaagataaGGAAATGTTGTCGAGGCTCGAAAAGGTCATTAGAAGGGATCTGGGCGCTCGAACGAGCTATTCCAAATTTGCCGCCGCCCAAGGGCTTCAGGAGGGCCTCTTTGGCGTGTGCAAGGCATATGCTCTCTTTGACGAAGCCGTCGGCTATGCCCAAGGCATGAACTTCCTCGTCATGcctcttctcttcaacatgcccgaggaggaggccttCTGCCTGCTGGTACGACTAATGAACCAATACCACCTTCGCGAGCTCTTTATCCAGGACATGCCCGGTCTGCACAAGTGCCTCTACCAGTTTGAGCGCATACTCGAGGACCTCGAGCCCGCTCTCTACTGCCACCTCCATCGGCGTGGCATCTCCCCTCACCTCTACGCCACGCAGTGGTTCCTCACCTTGTTTGCCTACCGCTTCCCCCTGCAGCTCGTTCTGCGCATCTATGACCTGATCTTCTCCGAGGGTCTGTCGGCCATCATCAAGTTCGGCATTGTGCTCATGCAAAAGAACGCGACCGCCCTCCTCGGCATGTCCGACATGTCGCAGCTCACCACTTTCCTCAAGGACCGTCTCTTCGACGTCTACATCGACGCCACCCCGTCGTCCAACTCAATCCTCGAGAACGGCTTCTTCGGCTCCAGTTCCGCTAGCATCGACAAGGAGGTCTACCGTGCCGACCAGCTCGTCCGCGACGCGTGCGACGTCAACATCACGGCCGAGCTGCTCAAGGAGTACGGCAAAGAGTGGGAGGAAAAGaccaaggccgagaaggagcgGGAGCAGGAACTCGAAGGTCTGAAGCAGGCCAACACCAATTATACGGTCATAGTACGCCGACTCGAAGAGCGCATCGAGGCCGTGGATCGTGAGCAGGCCTCGCTTGCGACGGAGCTGGTGAGGACAAAGGTGGAGAACGAGGAGCTCAGGGATGAGAATGAATCTCTCAGGGGCCAGGTGAAGGAGCTGAGGGTGGTGATTGAGCATCAGTCAACGGAGATGGAGAACAAATGGAATCTGGAGCGGGACGATTTGATGAAGAGGAACGAGAAGGTGCATCAGGAGAATCAGAAGCTGGAGAAAGAGCTGGCGGATTTGGAGGAGCAGTTGGTGCAGACCAAGTTGCAGTACGCTGAG ATCAACTCGGCTCATGAAACGCTTACTAGGAAGTGGGCGGATCTCAAGAGGCAGGTGCAAGCTGCTTGA